One window of the Candidatus Jettenia sp. genome contains the following:
- a CDS encoding C1 family peptidase, translating into MATKKKEARRILDARPDTLDFRDKMYVATLMEVPIHIDLSDYKLWQVPILDQGNEGACTGFGLATVANYLLRKRRVMPDDMSVSPRMFYEMAKRYDEWPGEDYEGSSARGAMKGWHKHGVCAETIWPYDTRQSDQHLNDERVSDASRRPLGAYYRVNHKDLVAMHTALAEVGILYATAVVHEGWNMIDADGIIPPDDTILGGHAFAIVAYDGRGFWIQNSWGVDWGREGFALITYDDWLEHGTDVWVARLGAPVTLRTAKATATSQSAAARQSETYAFRDIRPHIISIGNDGFLRTHGTYGTSEADVASIFREDFPRITEKWRKRRILLYAHGGLTNESSAIQRVADYRTALLEEEVYPLAFIWKTDFWTTLTNILKDAVSRRRPEGFLDATKDFMLNRLDDALEPMVRMLGGKLHWDEMKENAVSATVESRGGARIAARYLTELAKDPSIEIHVAGHSAGGIFHAPLVQLLAAEGKITSGPMKGKRGYGLKVASCTLWAPACTTELFKQTYLPVIQEGNIGHFTLFTLTDDAEQDDHCASVYNKSLLYLVSNALEDKPRIPLFRDGEALLGMEKFVRADDDLVKRFDTKKVQWILSPNNAAPGTPDHSTATSHGDFDDDKPTLRATLARILQESEVTAQFTIHRSASSLSDRRKMLT; encoded by the coding sequence ATGGCAACAAAGAAGAAAGAGGCAAGACGTATCCTGGATGCCCGGCCTGATACGCTTGATTTTCGGGATAAGATGTATGTGGCAACATTGATGGAAGTACCAATACATATCGACCTTAGTGATTATAAACTGTGGCAGGTGCCAATTCTTGATCAGGGGAATGAAGGTGCTTGTACCGGCTTTGGTTTGGCTACTGTGGCAAATTACCTGTTGCGTAAGCGTAGAGTGATGCCGGATGATATGTCAGTAAGCCCGCGCATGTTTTATGAAATGGCAAAACGTTACGATGAGTGGCCGGGAGAAGATTATGAGGGCTCCAGCGCCCGTGGGGCGATGAAGGGTTGGCATAAGCATGGGGTTTGTGCCGAAACAATTTGGCCGTATGATACCCGCCAGTCAGATCAACACCTGAATGATGAACGGGTAAGCGATGCGTCCAGGCGACCGCTTGGTGCTTATTACCGGGTTAACCACAAGGATTTGGTCGCTATGCATACCGCCCTTGCTGAGGTGGGGATTCTCTATGCTACTGCCGTTGTGCATGAGGGATGGAATATGATCGATGCTGATGGAATAATTCCTCCTGACGACACCATCTTAGGGGGGCATGCCTTTGCCATCGTGGCTTATGATGGACGGGGCTTTTGGATCCAGAACTCCTGGGGAGTAGACTGGGGAAGGGAAGGATTTGCCCTGATCACCTACGATGATTGGCTGGAACACGGGACTGATGTTTGGGTGGCGAGATTGGGTGCGCCAGTTACACTCCGCACTGCAAAGGCTACTGCCACGAGCCAATCAGCTGCGGCCAGACAGTCTGAGACATACGCCTTCCGGGATATCCGTCCGCACATTATCAGTATTGGTAACGATGGATTTCTCAGAACACACGGTACCTATGGTACATCAGAAGCAGATGTTGCATCAATTTTTCGTGAAGACTTCCCGCGTATCACGGAAAAGTGGCGTAAAAGGAGAATCCTTCTGTATGCACACGGAGGACTCACGAATGAATCCTCCGCTATACAGCGTGTTGCCGATTATCGCACTGCACTGCTGGAAGAGGAGGTCTATCCACTTGCGTTTATCTGGAAGACCGATTTTTGGACAACGCTGACTAATATATTGAAAGATGCTGTAAGCAGGCGACGTCCCGAAGGTTTTCTGGATGCAACCAAAGACTTCATGCTAAACCGGCTGGATGATGCCCTGGAGCCAATGGTACGAATGCTTGGCGGAAAGCTCCATTGGGATGAGATGAAGGAGAACGCAGTTAGCGCGACTGTTGAGAGCAGGGGGGGTGCCCGTATTGCAGCCAGGTATTTGACAGAGTTAGCAAAAGACCCTTCTATTGAAATCCATGTAGCAGGACATAGCGCGGGTGGCATCTTTCATGCGCCACTCGTCCAGTTACTAGCTGCGGAGGGAAAGATTACTTCGGGTCCGATGAAGGGGAAGCGTGGTTATGGGCTTAAAGTTGCATCTTGCACCTTGTGGGCTCCGGCATGCACGACCGAACTATTCAAACAAACCTATTTACCGGTTATTCAGGAAGGGAATATAGGGCATTTTACCTTATTTACCCTTACGGATGATGCTGAGCAGGACGATCATTGTGCTTCTGTGTATAATAAATCACTCCTCTATTTAGTTTCCAATGCTCTGGAGGATAAGCCGCGCATACCCCTGTTCAGGGATGGTGAGGCACTTCTCGGTATGGAAAAATTTGTCAGGGCTGATGACGATCTCGTCAAGCGTTTTGATACAAAGAAAGTCCAGTGGATCCTTTCCCCCAACAATGCTGCACCAGGCACGCCGGATCACTCGACTGCAACCAGCCATGGTGACTTTGACGATGATAAACCGACCCTGCGTGCTACACTTGCCCGCATACTTCAAGAGTCGGAGGTTACGGCACAGTTTACCATTCATCGCTCTGCATCTTCTCTGAGCGATAGGCGTAAGATGCTTACGTAA
- the rnpA gene encoding ribonuclease P protein component yields MNFRFTKAEHLTLNREFERVFHEGKVFKNAMVVLYVAPNSEQISRLGLVVSKKVGNAVRRNRAKRLLREVYRLNKHILTTPVDIIAIPRHPFSSDLKLSDIENGFKQLLLQINNEVHHH; encoded by the coding sequence ATGAATTTCCGATTCACAAAAGCTGAACACTTAACCCTGAACAGGGAGTTTGAAAGGGTTTTTCATGAGGGCAAGGTGTTTAAAAACGCTATGGTTGTCCTCTATGTTGCTCCCAATAGCGAGCAAATTTCCCGTTTAGGATTGGTAGTAAGTAAAAAAGTGGGAAATGCCGTACGGCGTAACCGCGCTAAACGACTGCTCAGGGAAGTATATCGGTTGAATAAGCATATACTTACTACACCGGTTGACATTATCGCCATTCCCCGGCACCCTTTTTCATCTGATTTAAAACTATCGGATATTGAGAATGGATTTAAACAATTATTACTGCAAATAAACAATGAAGTTCATCATCATTAA
- the yidD gene encoding membrane protein insertion efficiency factor YidD has product MKFIIIKLIQAYQFIISPLLLPSCRYNPTCSQYMIDAVRKKGILRGICLGIWRILRCHPFGGSGYDPVE; this is encoded by the coding sequence ATGAAGTTCATCATCATTAAACTCATTCAGGCCTACCAGTTTATTATCTCACCTCTTCTGCTTCCTTCCTGTCGTTACAATCCTACGTGCTCCCAATACATGATAGATGCTGTAAGAAAGAAGGGTATCCTGCGGGGTATATGCCTTGGGATATGGCGCATATTAAGATGTCATCCATTTGGTGGCTCAGGGTACGATCCTGTAGAATAA
- the csm6 gene encoding CRISPR-associated ring nuclease Csm6: protein MKDILVCVAGATPQIITETMYALSRNVPPVFAKELYIITTSYGKQLIADTLIKQGILKQFLEEYRLPDISFTEDCLIVIRGHDGTPLQDIRDNKENEAAGDIITGFIREKAKDLTVRIHCSIAGGRKTMGFYLGGALQLFGRPWDKLYHVLVSPEFESNPNFFYPPRRPKLIPCRMPDGTKKEISTDMADVQLAELPFIRLKEKLRLGSNSFRELVHQGQEGIDTALVQEPLRVNLRDRVLEVGDRTIYLTPMELSIYITFIEQKLHHCQQPERKYCLECIDCYTPIGYLMGREALNAFVTCYEKIFGKDSLRSRELYEKYKKRGGIPSKILRQVISKVRRKIEDGIRDKNLFPFYTIASVGSYGSTQYGLSLEKGKMVIE, encoded by the coding sequence ATGAAAGACATTCTTGTTTGCGTAGCAGGCGCTACCCCTCAGATTATAACAGAAACAATGTATGCGCTATCCAGAAACGTTCCCCCTGTATTTGCTAAGGAATTGTATATCATAACTACCTCGTATGGTAAGCAACTGATTGCCGATACCCTCATCAAACAAGGCATTCTCAAACAGTTTCTAGAGGAATACAGACTTCCCGACATATCCTTTACAGAAGACTGCCTTATCGTAATAAGAGGCCATGACGGCACTCCACTGCAAGATATAAGGGATAATAAAGAGAATGAGGCGGCCGGAGATATCATAACGGGATTTATCAGAGAAAAGGCAAAAGACTTAACGGTAAGGATTCATTGTTCCATTGCCGGAGGCCGCAAGACCATGGGGTTCTATCTTGGTGGTGCATTGCAGCTCTTTGGCAGGCCGTGGGATAAGCTGTATCATGTCCTGGTAAGTCCGGAATTTGAGAGTAATCCAAACTTCTTCTATCCTCCCAGGAGACCGAAACTGATACCATGCAGGATGCCTGATGGAACCAAAAAAGAAATAAGCACAGATATGGCTGATGTCCAGTTGGCAGAGCTGCCATTTATCCGCCTGAAGGAAAAACTACGCCTGGGCAGTAATAGCTTTAGAGAGCTTGTCCATCAGGGACAGGAAGGAATAGATACGGCACTGGTACAGGAACCTCTCAGGGTGAATCTGCGTGACAGGGTACTTGAGGTCGGAGACAGGACTATTTACCTCACGCCAATGGAACTATCCATTTACATAACATTTATAGAGCAAAAGCTGCATCACTGCCAACAACCGGAAAGGAAGTACTGCCTCGAATGTATTGATTGTTATACCCCGATAGGGTATTTGATGGGAAGGGAGGCATTGAATGCCTTTGTTACATGCTATGAAAAGATATTTGGCAAGGATTCTTTGAGAAGTAGGGAGCTTTATGAAAAGTATAAAAAGCGTGGAGGAATTCCTTCAAAAATACTACGGCAGGTAATCAGTAAAGTAAGAAGAAAAATAGAAGATGGCATTCGGGATAAAAACCTTTTCCCCTTTTATACGATAGCGTCTGTCGGCAGTTATGGTAGTACACAGTATGGATTAAGCCTGGAAAAAGGCAAGATGGTAATAGAGTAA
- the cmr1 gene encoding type III-B CRISPR module RAMP protein Cmr1, with the protein MAKIEKISFEIETVTPMFLAGADGKTAELRPASLKGLLRYWWRALQAESDLRSLRDNESAIFGSVDRGGSFSIQIKHEPFKPTRNKFPNHPAPVEGKTFTINILEYLAYGTYEYEKGKGNVFVRDYIPPNTKFTVILNIFNENYKKDILKTFYVFSMFSGIGSRTRNGFGSFDVLNKTRVFEAINNDFSVDTPYKMDNLAKLVKRVGVRSYFSFSDQTKVFMSKNFFDSWDKALANIGVLYKQIRSKLEKRHSFEKRQYIGAPIIEKKVTHSFLGRHAKPYFIKISKESGKYRPYILYLPSRYCDGSDSDTKNRRINHSKVDNDFNNVCAEFNEYLASEMELVL; encoded by the coding sequence ATGGCAAAAATAGAAAAAATTAGTTTTGAAATAGAGACTGTAACCCCGATGTTTCTTGCTGGAGCCGATGGGAAAACAGCAGAATTACGACCAGCTTCATTAAAAGGACTACTGCGTTATTGGTGGCGTGCGCTTCAAGCTGAAAGCGATTTAAGAAGTTTGCGTGATAACGAATCTGCGATATTTGGGAGTGTTGATCGTGGTGGAAGTTTTTCGATTCAGATAAAGCACGAGCCTTTTAAACCAACGAGGAATAAGTTCCCAAATCATCCCGCTCCTGTAGAAGGAAAAACTTTTACGATTAATATCCTGGAATATTTAGCCTATGGAACATATGAATATGAGAAAGGAAAGGGGAATGTATTCGTCAGAGATTATATTCCACCAAATACAAAATTCACCGTAATACTAAACATTTTTAATGAAAACTATAAAAAAGATATTTTAAAGACATTTTATGTATTTAGTATGTTTAGCGGTATTGGCTCTAGAACTAGAAATGGTTTCGGAAGTTTCGATGTATTGAACAAAACCAGGGTATTTGAGGCTATCAACAATGATTTTTCTGTAGATACCCCCTATAAAATGGACAACCTTGCAAAATTGGTCAAGAGAGTTGGTGTGCGATCTTATTTCTCCTTTTCAGATCAAACTAAGGTTTTTATGTCAAAGAATTTCTTCGATTCGTGGGATAAAGCGTTAGCAAACATTGGTGTACTTTACAAACAAATTCGATCAAAGCTTGAAAAAAGACATTCATTTGAAAAACGCCAATACATAGGCGCTCCAATAATAGAAAAAAAGGTTACTCACTCTTTTCTTGGAAGACATGCTAAACCGTATTTTATAAAAATAAGCAAGGAATCGGGGAAATATCGTCCTTATATTCTTTATCTTCCTTCAAGGTATTGTGACGGGTCAGATTCAGACACAAAGAACAGAAGAATAAATCACTCGAAAGTTGACAATGATTTTAACAATGTTTGTGCTGAATTTAATGAGTATCTTGCCAGTGAAATGGAATTAGTTTTATAA
- the cas10 gene encoding type III-B CRISPR-associated protein Cas10/Cmr2: MNREILIKKIQALLHDPPEKALILGKVGHEERASNLMRIIEGSASITNETKDADHIASASDRINFPRDIEAKADFSKEPIIVHPLSGKEFKIPSSATSAITGIDYKRVMYVIDEAVKEIALKYPDVESRYLSLWAELYEIIKVKEKECRKSALGQLWELLPADTRIPDHSIWEHRRVASAISGALPEPSLLLFSIGPVQDFIATARKTQDLWAGSYMLSYISWTAMKTISEEMGPDSIIFPDLMDQPFCNLWLREKGLEFVEKPRGESLSSPTLPNRALAILPKDNAKKVARKAEDAVKRVFTEICFAVKDEIENSLNELKSDAVWGEIWNRQTRDFLQVYWSILPAGKKSEYKGFIDTYKIFLGDDCLGNFEKLLEEYETKGFCPNIGTVYGQLYKFLEKAHGSRKTIRDFSQQSEPHYKCTMCGTREPVHPERHNNQDCKEYGALFGFWKEKLRSKFQDIKPSERLCAVCVTKRFACKHYFNKKGCGINTSYPSTSTMATSAFKQQIIDNIYKPEISTKVGNYITLLETLLGEDRLKLYDTIPMLRRACRDDIAKRFIMIDGDWLYTDSLTESLKEELPNYSNELLKSCISALKDLLETARRFDLGIPSKYYTIIQMDGDNMGKWLSGEKAPEIEKILHPGIRYQLEKDSDWKEILKQKRPLNPSLHIAASRALRDFSLKIVREIVERDHLGKLIYAGGDDVLAFVSLENLPAVMRRLRAYFSGSLVYDKDGGVKIDFQHGSGFVPIDEKGYPLSLKTRKNPSGFLYSMGTSATASMGVSIVHHSYDLSKALQEVRDAEKKAKNEFGRNAFCISLNKRSGGAETFGSKWYYENDGYFEGIPVLEKLVDVFDKGISPKFAYDFKTELLGLQALPVDKAICCEVRRLAIRHKNKDFPEEKVEEISNDLLRLKKNGISLEKISSLLNIATFLARRENQ; the protein is encoded by the coding sequence ATGAATAGAGAAATACTTATCAAAAAAATCCAGGCGCTTCTCCACGATCCACCAGAAAAGGCTTTAATCCTTGGCAAAGTGGGTCATGAAGAAAGGGCTTCGAATCTCATGAGGATTATTGAAGGAAGCGCTTCGATAACCAATGAAACAAAAGATGCCGACCATATTGCCTCTGCATCCGACAGAATAAATTTTCCCAGGGATATCGAAGCAAAGGCGGATTTCTCAAAAGAACCCATCATTGTTCATCCTTTATCCGGAAAGGAGTTTAAAATCCCATCATCTGCCACATCTGCGATAACAGGTATTGATTATAAACGGGTAATGTACGTTATTGATGAAGCAGTGAAAGAGATTGCTTTAAAATATCCTGATGTAGAATCAAGATACCTTTCCTTGTGGGCTGAGTTGTATGAAATCATTAAAGTTAAAGAAAAAGAATGCAGGAAATCAGCCCTTGGCCAATTATGGGAGCTTTTACCGGCAGATACGCGCATCCCTGACCATTCCATCTGGGAGCATAGAAGGGTTGCCTCGGCCATTTCAGGCGCTTTGCCAGAGCCGTCACTCTTGTTGTTTTCTATTGGGCCGGTACAGGATTTTATTGCAACGGCCAGAAAAACCCAGGATTTGTGGGCAGGGAGCTATATGCTTTCGTATATATCGTGGACGGCAATGAAGACAATTTCAGAGGAAATGGGACCGGATTCTATCATCTTTCCCGACTTGATGGACCAACCCTTCTGCAATCTCTGGCTGAGAGAAAAGGGATTAGAATTTGTTGAAAAACCACGTGGAGAATCTCTATCTTCTCCTACTTTACCTAACCGAGCGCTTGCCATTCTTCCGAAAGATAATGCCAAAAAAGTTGCAAGAAAGGCTGAAGACGCTGTTAAAAGGGTTTTTACTGAAATATGTTTTGCAGTAAAAGACGAGATTGAAAACTCCTTGAACGAATTAAAAAGCGATGCTGTTTGGGGAGAAATCTGGAACAGGCAAACCAGAGACTTCTTACAGGTTTACTGGTCAATACTGCCTGCAGGCAAAAAAAGTGAATATAAGGGTTTTATTGATACGTATAAAATATTTTTGGGAGACGATTGTCTTGGAAACTTTGAAAAACTTTTAGAAGAATATGAGACAAAAGGGTTCTGTCCTAACATTGGCACAGTATATGGGCAGTTGTACAAATTTCTTGAAAAAGCGCACGGGAGCAGAAAGACTATCCGGGACTTTTCACAGCAATCAGAGCCGCATTACAAGTGTACTATGTGCGGGACAAGAGAACCCGTACATCCAGAAAGGCATAATAACCAGGATTGTAAAGAGTATGGGGCGCTTTTTGGATTCTGGAAGGAAAAGCTCAGAAGTAAATTTCAGGATATAAAGCCTTCAGAAAGATTATGTGCAGTGTGCGTGACCAAAAGATTTGCATGCAAGCATTATTTTAATAAAAAGGGCTGTGGTATTAACACTTCATATCCTTCAACCAGTACAATGGCAACATCTGCCTTTAAACAGCAGATTATTGACAATATATACAAACCTGAGATTTCCACAAAAGTAGGAAACTATATTACATTATTGGAAACTCTTTTAGGTGAGGATAGATTAAAGTTATACGATACTATTCCAATGCTAAGGCGTGCCTGCCGCGATGATATTGCAAAGAGATTTATTATGATTGATGGAGATTGGCTTTATACGGATTCCCTCACAGAATCTCTAAAAGAAGAACTTCCTAATTATTCTAATGAACTATTGAAAAGTTGCATTTCCGCTCTAAAAGATTTATTAGAGACAGCGAGAAGATTCGATCTGGGAATACCATCTAAATACTATACCATTATTCAGATGGACGGTGATAACATGGGGAAATGGCTTTCAGGGGAAAAAGCACCCGAGATAGAAAAGATTCTCCACCCTGGAATAAGATATCAATTAGAGAAAGATTCAGACTGGAAAGAGATTTTGAAGCAAAAGCGACCTCTCAATCCCTCTTTGCACATAGCGGCAAGCAGGGCATTGAGGGACTTCTCTTTAAAAATTGTAAGAGAGATTGTTGAAAGAGATCATCTCGGCAAGCTTATTTATGCAGGAGGAGATGACGTCCTTGCATTCGTATCTTTGGAAAACCTACCTGCCGTTATGAGGCGTTTGAGGGCGTATTTTTCCGGTAGCCTTGTCTATGATAAGGATGGAGGTGTAAAGATAGATTTCCAGCATGGAAGCGGTTTTGTACCGATTGACGAAAAAGGATATCCGCTTAGTTTAAAAACTCGCAAAAATCCCAGTGGGTTTTTATATTCGATGGGTACAAGCGCCACTGCAAGCATGGGTGTTTCTATTGTCCATCACTCCTATGATCTGTCTAAGGCGCTTCAAGAGGTAAGAGATGCAGAGAAAAAGGCAAAAAACGAGTTTGGCAGAAATGCCTTTTGTATATCTCTTAATAAACGGTCAGGCGGAGCAGAAACCTTTGGCTCGAAGTGGTACTATGAAAATGATGGATACTTTGAAGGTATTCCCGTATTAGAAAAATTAGTTGATGTATTTGATAAAGGCATATCGCCTAAATTTGCTTATGATTTTAAGACAGAACTTCTTGGACTTCAGGCGCTTCCAGTTGATAAAGCAATATGCTGTGAGGTAAGACGATTGGCAATACGTCATAAAAATAAAGATTTTCCAGAGGAAAAAGTTGAAGAGATTTCAAATGATTTGTTAAGACTTAAGAAAAATGGAATATCACTTGAAAAAATAAGCAGTTTGCTTAATATTGCTACTTTCCTTGCAAGGAGAGAAAATCAATGA
- the cmr3 gene encoding type III-B CRISPR module-associated protein Cmr3 → MKIFIEPNDVLMFRDGKPFSGGDDHYARGTFPPSPSTFYGALRSKILSEKYPQYESFKDGNVPEDVKKEIGTPSEQGSLTLNNFLIAMRTDGAIHPIFPVPKDVVKIKGSDEKNLFLLKPEESLNNKISCNFPFASLAPLWLKTESPIEEVNGFLSLQAMSTYLCGNVPDEIVKSECLYKKDERVGIKKVRVRKAAATGALYSVEYFRFEKDVGFAVELSGVEKFPPEGLLRLGGDHRSAFYQESSFILPDKEKVKNKIKDTGKFKIVFLTPAIFYKGWMPHWIDAESGIGTLNNITLKLISAALGKSVHIGGFDLVKKTPKDMKKAVSVGSVFYFQLEKGSIDEIFDVFWLKSISTEKQNEGFGITIIGGY, encoded by the coding sequence ATGAAGATTTTTATCGAACCAAACGACGTGTTAATGTTCAGAGACGGAAAACCGTTTTCCGGAGGCGATGATCATTATGCAAGGGGCACCTTCCCACCGTCTCCATCTACATTTTATGGCGCTCTACGCTCAAAGATATTGAGCGAAAAGTATCCACAATATGAAAGTTTTAAAGATGGGAATGTACCCGAAGACGTTAAAAAGGAAATTGGAACTCCATCTGAACAGGGAAGCCTTACCCTTAATAATTTTCTCATTGCCATGCGAACAGATGGAGCTATTCATCCCATATTTCCTGTCCCAAAGGATGTGGTAAAAATAAAGGGATCTGATGAAAAAAACTTATTTCTGTTAAAGCCTGAAGAATCGCTTAATAATAAAATTAGCTGTAACTTCCCCTTTGCCTCTTTAGCTCCGCTGTGGTTAAAAACGGAAAGCCCGATAGAGGAAGTAAACGGCTTTCTCTCTTTACAAGCAATGAGTACTTATCTTTGCGGGAATGTTCCGGATGAGATTGTGAAAAGCGAATGTCTCTACAAGAAAGATGAACGGGTTGGAATTAAAAAGGTCAGAGTAAGAAAGGCTGCGGCGACAGGCGCGCTTTATAGTGTGGAATATTTCAGGTTCGAAAAAGACGTTGGGTTTGCAGTTGAATTAAGCGGAGTAGAGAAATTTCCTCCGGAAGGATTATTGCGGTTGGGCGGTGATCATCGCTCGGCATTTTACCAGGAATCCTCATTTATTTTGCCTGATAAAGAAAAAGTTAAAAATAAGATAAAAGACACCGGAAAGTTTAAAATTGTTTTCCTAACCCCAGCAATATTTTATAAAGGCTGGATGCCTCACTGGATAGACGCTGAAAGCGGTATAGGGACACTGAATAATATTACCCTTAAGCTTATATCCGCAGCACTTGGCAAATCAGTCCATATCGGAGGCTTCGACCTTGTAAAGAAAACGCCAAAAGATATGAAAAAGGCGGTATCCGTAGGAAGCGTCTTCTATTTTCAATTGGAAAAAGGCAGTATTGACGAGATATTTGACGTATTCTGGCTAAAATCAATCTCAACAGAAAAACAAAACGAGGGTTTTGGAATCACTATTATTGGAGGATACTGA
- the cmr4 gene encoding type III-B CRISPR module RAMP protein Cmr4, whose amino-acid sequence MFKEASLMFIYTETSLHAGSGTSLGVIDLPIQREKYTDYPVLQASGIKGAVRDWFETNNGVENQKIDLIFGPDTIGRGGEAFAGAATFTDARLLLFPVRSMKGVFAYTTSCFALNRLKRDLTMAKVANVNWNIPQEPQDNQVFGIKGSSLCEDGKVLLEEYAFDFHENNNDVKTIAEWLANNAFPNEYQFWKEKIKTDLLILPEDAFKDFVKLSTEVQARIKINNDTKTATSGALFYEETLTSDTLLYSIVMANDPFKDEANRPNGLKNAKDIMTFISALNGNRAQFGGDTTIGRGIVNIRLLNGGSK is encoded by the coding sequence ATGTTCAAAGAAGCAAGTCTGATGTTTATCTATACTGAGACGTCCCTACACGCAGGGAGCGGCACAAGCCTTGGCGTAATAGATCTGCCGATTCAGAGGGAAAAATATACGGACTATCCAGTACTTCAGGCATCGGGAATCAAAGGTGCTGTGAGAGACTGGTTTGAAACAAACAATGGCGTTGAGAACCAAAAGATAGACTTGATTTTTGGACCCGATACCATTGGTAGAGGCGGTGAAGCATTTGCTGGCGCTGCAACATTCACAGATGCCAGGCTTCTCCTGTTTCCAGTAAGGTCAATGAAGGGCGTGTTTGCCTATACAACGTCTTGCTTTGCCCTGAACAGATTAAAGCGCGATTTAACCATGGCTAAAGTTGCAAATGTTAATTGGAATATTCCACAAGAGCCACAAGATAATCAGGTTTTTGGAATAAAGGGAAGCAGTTTATGTGAGGATGGAAAGGTCTTGCTTGAGGAATATGCATTTGATTTTCATGAAAATAATAACGATGTAAAGACTATTGCAGAATGGTTAGCAAATAATGCTTTCCCGAATGAATATCAATTCTGGAAAGAAAAGATTAAAACGGACTTACTTATCCTTCCCGAAGACGCCTTTAAGGATTTTGTAAAACTTTCTACCGAAGTTCAGGCAAGGATAAAAATAAACAATGACACGAAAACAGCCACTTCAGGAGCGCTTTTCTATGAAGAAACATTGACCTCTGATACCCTTCTTTATTCTATAGTAATGGCAAACGACCCATTCAAGGATGAGGCGAACAGACCCAACGGTTTGAAAAATGCGAAAGACATAATGACCTTTATATCCGCTCTTAACGGCAACCGGGCCCAATTTGGGGGAGACACAACTATTGGTAGGGGAATAGTAAATATAAGGCTTCTTAATGGAGGTTCAAAATGA
- the cmr5 gene encoding type III-B CRISPR module-associated protein Cmr5, translating to MSRLQKVEQKRAAEAWSCIQAVNEDIDSPKFKKEYRSIVMKLPTLILTNGLGQTLAFLKSKGKNDDSNPEEKVYGDLQGWLTQPNVANWGRVMHDELIERIMAIDSNKYRFVTMECLSFLNWLKRFADAVLPKDGGE from the coding sequence ATGAGCCGACTGCAAAAAGTGGAACAAAAAAGAGCGGCAGAAGCATGGAGCTGTATTCAGGCGGTAAATGAAGATATAGATAGCCCTAAATTTAAAAAGGAATACAGAAGCATCGTCATGAAACTTCCTACGCTAATACTTACCAATGGACTGGGACAAACCCTTGCCTTTTTAAAATCTAAAGGTAAAAATGATGACTCTAATCCTGAAGAAAAGGTTTATGGAGATTTACAGGGATGGCTTACACAGCCAAATGTCGCAAATTGGGGGAGGGTTATGCATGATGAATTAATTGAGAGGATTATGGCTATTGATAGCAATAAATATCGTTTTGTAACAATGGAATGCCTCTCATTTTTAAACTGGCTCAAAAGATTTGCAGATGCCGTATTACCAAAGGATGGAGGTGAATAA